A region from the Halomonas piscis genome encodes:
- a CDS encoding metal ABC transporter permease, translated as MTVVEFINDIVQYDFVRKGLFASIMVGVICGVLGCFIVLRGLALMGDAVSHAIVPGVAVSFILSINIFYGAVAAGVLAALGIGYVKQHSRIKMDSSIGIVFTAFLALGVLLVRHAKSGIKLDNLMFGSLTSVQSSDMWLTLVIGAVVLLTLLLFYKELVVSTFDPVMAAAYGLPTGLIHYALMVLLTLVTVASMQTVGVILVVSLLIMPASTAYLLTNRLSIMMLLSALFGVMSTLVGLYYSFSYDLQSGAVIVLAAFAIFALVFFLAPGRGVLWLAIGKLMRLPRRRASKRDVLTQLTHKGDPSP; from the coding sequence ATGACCGTTGTGGAATTCATCAACGACATCGTCCAATACGATTTCGTGCGCAAGGGCCTGTTCGCTTCGATCATGGTCGGGGTGATCTGTGGCGTGCTCGGCTGCTTCATCGTACTCCGGGGGTTGGCGCTCATGGGTGATGCCGTATCGCACGCCATCGTCCCCGGCGTGGCCGTTTCTTTCATCCTGTCGATCAACATCTTCTATGGCGCCGTGGCCGCCGGCGTTCTGGCGGCCCTGGGGATCGGCTACGTCAAGCAACACAGCCGCATCAAGATGGATTCCTCCATCGGCATCGTGTTTACCGCCTTTCTGGCGCTCGGGGTTCTTCTTGTCCGCCATGCCAAAAGCGGCATCAAACTCGACAACCTCATGTTCGGCAGCCTCACCTCCGTGCAGAGCAGCGACATGTGGCTGACGCTGGTCATCGGCGCGGTGGTGCTGCTGACTCTGCTGCTGTTCTACAAGGAGCTGGTGGTATCGACCTTCGATCCCGTCATGGCGGCGGCCTACGGCCTGCCCACCGGGCTTATTCATTATGCCCTCATGGTGCTGCTGACCCTGGTGACCGTGGCCTCGATGCAGACAGTGGGCGTCATTCTGGTGGTCTCGCTGCTGATCATGCCGGCATCAACGGCCTATCTTCTGACCAATCGGCTCAGCATCATGATGCTGTTATCAGCGTTGTTCGGCGTCATGTCCACCCTGGTCGGCCTGTATTACAGCTTCTCCTACGATCTTCAGTCCGGTGCCGTCATCGTGCTTGCCGCCTTCGCCATCTTTGCGCTTGTCTTTTTCCTGGCGCCCGGCCGAGGCGTGCTGTGGCTGGCGATCGGCAAGCTGATGCGCTTGCCGCGGCGGCGAGCATCGAAACGCGATGTCCTCACCCAACTCACCCACAAGGGAGATCCGTCACCGTGA
- the dnaJ gene encoding molecular chaperone DnaJ, with the protein MSKRDYYEVLGVDKGADQKEIKKAYRRLAQKYHPDRNPDDDTAAEKFREVSEAYEVLSDSEKRGAYDQFGHAGVDGQGGGFGGGGFGGGAGDFSDIFGDVFGDIFGGGGRRRGPNAPARGSDLRYNLELDLEQAVAGTSVDIRVPRHINCDRCDGDGAEPGSTKETCPTCHGMGQVRMQQGFFAVQQTCPTCHGGGEHIKVPCHKCNGEGRVRETRTLSVKIPAGVDTGDRIRLNAEGEAGINGGPPGDLYVQVAIKPHPIFERDGRHLQCEVPINFVDAALGGELEVPTLEGRVKLKIPPETQTGKLFRMRGKGIKPVRGGAQGDLLCRVVVETPVNLNEEQKDLLGKLQESLNSSNSRHHSPKKTNFFDGVKKFFEDMKP; encoded by the coding sequence ATGTCCAAACGCGATTATTATGAAGTCCTGGGGGTCGATAAAGGGGCCGATCAGAAAGAGATCAAAAAGGCCTACCGCCGCCTGGCGCAGAAGTATCACCCCGACCGTAACCCGGACGATGACACCGCCGCCGAGAAGTTTCGCGAGGTGTCCGAAGCCTACGAGGTGCTGTCCGACAGCGAAAAGCGCGGCGCCTATGACCAGTTCGGCCACGCCGGCGTGGACGGCCAGGGCGGCGGTTTTGGCGGCGGCGGCTTTGGCGGCGGAGCCGGCGATTTCAGCGACATCTTCGGCGATGTCTTCGGCGACATCTTTGGCGGCGGCGGCCGGCGGCGCGGCCCCAACGCGCCGGCCCGCGGCTCCGATCTGCGCTATAACCTGGAGCTCGACCTCGAGCAGGCCGTGGCCGGCACCAGCGTGGATATCCGCGTGCCGCGCCACATCAACTGCGATCGCTGCGACGGCGACGGCGCCGAGCCGGGCTCCACCAAGGAGACCTGCCCGACCTGTCACGGCATGGGCCAGGTGCGCATGCAGCAGGGCTTCTTTGCCGTGCAGCAGACCTGCCCGACGTGCCACGGCGGCGGCGAGCACATCAAGGTGCCGTGCCACAAGTGTAACGGCGAAGGCCGCGTTCGCGAGACCCGCACGCTGTCGGTGAAGATTCCTGCCGGCGTGGATACCGGCGATCGCATCCGCCTCAACGCCGAAGGCGAAGCCGGCATCAACGGCGGCCCGCCGGGGGATCTGTACGTCCAGGTGGCGATCAAGCCGCACCCCATCTTCGAGCGCGACGGGCGCCACCTGCAGTGCGAAGTGCCGATCAACTTTGTTGACGCCGCACTGGGCGGCGAGCTGGAAGTGCCCACGCTCGAGGGCCGGGTGAAGCTCAAGATTCCGCCCGAGACCCAGACCGGCAAGCTGTTCCGCATGCGCGGCAAGGGCATCAAGCCGGTGCGCGGCGGCGCCCAGGGCGACCTGTTGTGCCGGGTGGTCGTGGAGACCCCGGTCAACCTCAACGAGGAACAGAAAGACCTGCTGGGCAAGCTTCAGGAAAGCCTCAACAGCAGCAACAGCCGCCACCACTCGCCGAAGAAGACCAACTTCTTCGACGGCGTGAAAAAGTTCTTCGAAGACATGAAGCCCTGA
- a CDS encoding metal ABC transporter solute-binding protein, Zn/Mn family, with product MNVHLPMRYLRLSLMGLTLIASAGHAAANEGKVQAVGSFTIVSDIVEQVGGDRVDVYNIIKSGNDPHEWDPSPRDTKKTADADAVFYFGWNLEGIEGDSARYNWVRKLLRSVDKDPDAVFTLSDGIEQKKIGIVEKNKGKVNPHAFTSPRAGLIMTRNARDALIQVDPEHAEDYKANAAALSDELKSLDQAYQRELQALPEENRVLFTGERAFQYLAEDYGLEEGFIWEIDGSDEGTPAQIKRAIRFVKEHNPPSLFYEYNDDERPMNTVADATGVEVSGTLISDDIGEADSYVDYLKHNLETIVDGLSSSGSSSVE from the coding sequence GTGAATGTCCACCTACCCATGCGTTACCTCCGCCTGAGCCTGATGGGGCTCACGCTCATCGCCTCCGCAGGCCACGCCGCGGCCAACGAGGGCAAGGTTCAGGCTGTCGGAAGCTTCACCATCGTCTCCGATATCGTGGAGCAGGTCGGGGGAGATCGCGTGGATGTCTACAACATCATCAAGTCCGGTAACGATCCGCACGAATGGGACCCTTCGCCCAGGGATACCAAGAAGACGGCCGATGCCGATGCCGTCTTCTATTTTGGCTGGAACCTGGAAGGTATCGAGGGCGATAGCGCTCGGTATAACTGGGTCAGGAAACTGCTGAGATCGGTCGACAAGGATCCGGACGCCGTTTTCACCCTCTCGGACGGGATCGAGCAAAAAAAGATCGGGATAGTCGAGAAGAACAAGGGCAAGGTCAACCCGCACGCCTTCACCAGCCCCAGAGCCGGCCTCATCATGACGAGGAATGCCCGCGACGCCCTGATCCAGGTCGACCCGGAGCATGCGGAAGACTACAAGGCGAATGCCGCCGCCTTGTCGGACGAGCTGAAATCGCTTGATCAGGCCTACCAGAGAGAGCTTCAGGCGCTGCCCGAAGAAAACCGTGTTCTGTTCACCGGCGAGAGAGCTTTCCAGTATCTGGCCGAGGACTATGGTCTGGAGGAAGGCTTCATCTGGGAGATCGACGGCAGCGACGAGGGCACGCCTGCCCAGATCAAGCGGGCCATCAGGTTCGTCAAAGAACATAATCCGCCGTCCCTGTTCTATGAATACAACGATGACGAGCGGCCGATGAACACGGTTGCCGATGCCACCGGCGTCGAGGTTTCGGGCACGTTGATTTCCGATGATATCGGCGAAGCCGATAGCTATGTGGACTATCTGAAACACAACCTGGAAACCATCGTCGACGGCCTGTCTTCCTCTGGGAGCTCCTCCGTCGAATAA
- the ilvN gene encoding acetolactate synthase small subunit, which translates to MRHIISILMENEPGALSRVVGLFSQRNFNIETLNVAPTDDESLSRLTVTTVGDDRVVEQITKQLNKLIDVVKLVDLTEGNHIERELMLVKVKALGAARDEVKRTADIFRAQIVDVTPSLYTVQITGDASKLDAFLQAMAPVGILEVARTGVSGIARGEKVLTL; encoded by the coding sequence ATGCGTCATATCATCTCGATTCTGATGGAAAACGAACCGGGTGCCCTGTCGCGTGTGGTCGGTCTGTTTTCGCAGCGTAACTTCAACATCGAAACGCTCAACGTCGCGCCCACCGATGACGAGTCGCTGTCGCGGCTGACGGTAACCACCGTCGGCGACGACCGCGTGGTCGAGCAGATCACCAAGCAGCTGAACAAGCTCATCGACGTGGTCAAACTGGTGGATCTGACCGAGGGCAACCACATCGAGCGCGAGCTGATGCTGGTCAAGGTCAAGGCGCTGGGCGCCGCGCGCGACGAGGTCAAGCGCACCGCGGACATCTTCCGCGCCCAGATCGTCGACGTGACGCCGAGTCTCTACACCGTGCAGATCACCGGCGATGCCAGCAAGCTCGATGCCTTCCTCCAGGCCATGGCGCCGGTGGGCATTCTGGAAGTGGCGCGCACCGGCGTCTCCGGCATCGCCCGAGGGGAAAAGGTGCTGACGCTGTAG
- the recN gene encoding DNA repair protein RecN, with the protein MLTQLAIQDFAIVDRLELDIQGGMTAITGETGAGKSILLGALGLCLGSRADSASVRHGCERADLSARFDISRLPAARAWLAERELPCDECLLRRVVSAAGRSKAWINGQPAAISDLKALGERLIQIHGQHAHQALLREDSHLALLDNYAGLGDDAGELAAAFHDWQEARRRLKRLRDQGDEVEARRQLLRYQVEELDQLALAEEELPSLEEEQQTLAHAEEILRDTQFAADCCESDNGGALALLQQAQSRLGDLPGSDRGALANTLTILDDARIQLEEAASELNHLAASTELDPERLGFVEGRLSDAHRVARKHQVAPEELPGLHAELRAELDRLDAGDNDLDTLSEAVNARGERYRQLAKALGEARRRAATAFADEVQQQLAFLAMDKAHFDVVLQPRERPAAEGLERVQFHISANPGQPARPLAKVASGGELSRISLAIQVVAASHSTIPSLIFDEVDVGVSGATAEIVGKLLRRLGDSGQVMTVTHLPQVAAQAHAHLHIEKRARRNTTRTEMALLDEGGRVSELARMLGGVNLSDQTLAHAREMLHSSQRPAH; encoded by the coding sequence ATGCTCACTCAGCTCGCCATCCAGGATTTCGCCATCGTTGACCGTCTGGAGCTCGACATCCAGGGCGGCATGACCGCTATCACCGGAGAAACCGGGGCGGGCAAATCCATTCTCCTGGGCGCCCTGGGCCTGTGCCTGGGGAGCCGCGCCGATAGCGCCAGCGTGCGCCACGGCTGCGAGCGTGCCGACCTCTCCGCCCGCTTCGACATCAGCCGTCTGCCCGCGGCCCGGGCCTGGCTTGCCGAGCGCGAGCTGCCCTGCGATGAGTGCTTGCTGCGCCGGGTGGTGAGCGCTGCCGGGCGCAGCAAGGCGTGGATCAACGGCCAGCCCGCTGCCATCAGCGATCTGAAAGCGCTGGGTGAGCGGCTGATCCAGATCCACGGCCAGCACGCCCACCAGGCGCTGCTGCGCGAAGACAGCCACCTGGCGCTGCTCGACAACTACGCCGGCCTGGGCGACGACGCCGGCGAGCTGGCCGCGGCCTTTCATGACTGGCAGGAGGCCCGCCGGCGGCTGAAAAGGCTCCGCGATCAGGGAGACGAAGTGGAAGCGCGGCGCCAGCTGCTGCGCTACCAGGTCGAAGAGCTCGACCAGCTGGCGCTGGCCGAGGAAGAGCTGCCGAGCCTGGAGGAAGAACAGCAGACGCTGGCTCACGCCGAAGAGATTCTGCGCGACACGCAGTTTGCCGCCGACTGCTGCGAAAGCGATAACGGCGGAGCCCTTGCGCTGCTGCAGCAGGCGCAAAGCCGGCTAGGCGATCTGCCGGGCAGCGACCGCGGCGCGCTGGCCAACACCCTGACCATTCTCGATGACGCCCGCATTCAGCTGGAAGAAGCCGCCAGCGAGCTCAACCACCTGGCCGCCAGCACCGAGCTTGACCCCGAGCGGCTCGGCTTCGTGGAAGGCCGCCTGAGCGATGCCCACCGCGTCGCCCGCAAGCACCAGGTGGCACCGGAGGAGCTGCCCGGCCTCCACGCCGAGCTGCGCGCGGAGCTTGACCGGCTCGACGCCGGCGATAACGATCTGGACACTCTGAGCGAGGCGGTCAACGCGCGCGGCGAGCGCTACCGGCAGCTGGCCAAGGCCCTGGGCGAGGCGCGACGCCGTGCCGCTACCGCCTTTGCCGACGAAGTCCAGCAGCAGCTGGCGTTTCTGGCCATGGACAAGGCGCATTTCGACGTGGTCCTGCAGCCCCGAGAGAGACCTGCCGCCGAAGGGCTCGAGCGGGTGCAGTTCCATATCAGCGCCAATCCCGGCCAGCCGGCCCGCCCGCTGGCCAAGGTGGCCTCGGGCGGCGAGCTGTCGCGCATCAGCCTGGCCATCCAGGTGGTTGCCGCCAGCCACTCCACCATTCCCAGCCTGATCTTTGACGAGGTGGACGTCGGCGTATCCGGCGCCACGGCGGAAATCGTCGGCAAGCTGCTGCGCCGGCTGGGGGACAGCGGCCAGGTGATGACCGTCACTCACCTGCCCCAGGTCGCCGCCCAGGCCCACGCCCACCTGCACATCGAAAAGCGCGCCCGGCGCAACACCACCCGTACCGAAATGGCGCTGCTCGACGAAGGCGGCCGAGTCAGCGAGCTGGCGCGCATGCTCGGCGGGGTCAACCTTTCCGACCAGACCCTCGCCCACGCCCGGGAGATGCTCCACTCAAGCCAGCGCCCGGCGCATTGA
- the dnaK gene encoding molecular chaperone DnaK, translating to MGRIIGIDLGTTNSCLSVLDGDSPKVIENAEGGRTTPSVVAYAEDGEILVGQAAKRQAVTNPENTIYAIKRLIGRQYDDKVVQKDIKMVPYKIAKADNGDAWVEVKGNKMAPPQVSAEILKKMKTTAEDYLGEDVTEAVITVPAYFNDSQRQATKDAGRIAGLEVKRIINEPTAAALAYGMDKSRGDRTIAVYDLGGGTFDISIIEVADVDGETQFEVLATNGDTFLGGEDFDLALINYLVDQFKSDSGMDLSGDNLAMQRLKEAAEKAKIELSSAQQTDVNLPYITADNTGPKHLNVKVTRAKMEALVEDLVARSLEPCKTSLKDAGLSASEVDDVILVGGQTRMPKVQEKVAEFFGKDARKDVNPDEAVAMGAAIQGGVLGGDVKDVLLLDVTPLTLGIETMGGVMTPLIEKNTTIPTKKTQTFSTADDNQTAVTIHAVQGERKQVSQNKSLGRFDLADIPPAPRGVPQIEVAFDLDANGILNVSAKDKATGKEQSIVIKASSGLTDEEIEQMVQDAEANADEDKKFEELVTLRNQADGMIHATRKTLEEAGDKATDDEKQNIETAINELEEAVKGDDAEDIQKKLDALTEASGGLAQKMYAEQEGQQAGGEGGEGDANAKQEDDVVDAEYEEVNDDQKKQ from the coding sequence ATGGGACGCATAATCGGGATTGACCTGGGTACTACCAACTCCTGCCTGTCGGTACTCGACGGCGACAGCCCCAAGGTCATCGAAAACGCTGAAGGCGGCCGCACCACGCCGTCGGTAGTCGCCTACGCTGAAGACGGCGAGATTCTTGTGGGTCAGGCGGCCAAGCGCCAGGCCGTGACCAACCCGGAAAACACCATCTACGCCATCAAGCGTCTGATCGGTCGTCAATATGACGACAAGGTCGTCCAGAAAGACATCAAGATGGTGCCCTACAAGATTGCCAAGGCCGACAACGGCGACGCCTGGGTAGAAGTGAAGGGCAACAAGATGGCGCCGCCCCAGGTCAGCGCGGAAATTCTCAAGAAGATGAAGACCACCGCTGAGGACTATCTGGGCGAAGACGTGACCGAAGCGGTGATCACCGTGCCGGCCTACTTCAACGACAGCCAGCGCCAGGCGACCAAGGACGCCGGCCGCATCGCCGGGCTTGAGGTCAAGCGCATCATCAACGAGCCCACGGCGGCGGCGCTGGCCTACGGCATGGACAAGTCCCGCGGCGACCGCACCATTGCGGTTTACGACCTGGGCGGCGGCACCTTCGACATCTCCATCATCGAGGTGGCTGACGTCGACGGCGAAACCCAGTTCGAGGTGCTGGCCACCAACGGCGACACCTTCCTCGGCGGCGAGGACTTTGACCTGGCGCTGATCAACTACCTGGTCGACCAGTTCAAGTCCGACAGCGGCATGGATCTCTCCGGCGACAACCTGGCCATGCAGCGCCTCAAGGAAGCCGCCGAGAAGGCCAAGATCGAGCTGTCCAGCGCCCAGCAGACCGACGTCAACCTGCCCTACATCACCGCGGACAACACCGGTCCCAAGCACCTCAACGTCAAGGTGACCCGGGCCAAGATGGAAGCGCTGGTGGAAGACCTGGTGGCGCGCTCGCTGGAGCCGTGCAAGACCTCGCTCAAGGATGCCGGCCTGTCCGCGTCCGAGGTCGACGACGTCATTCTCGTGGGCGGCCAGACCCGCATGCCCAAGGTGCAGGAAAAAGTGGCCGAGTTCTTCGGCAAGGACGCCCGCAAGGACGTCAACCCGGACGAAGCCGTGGCCATGGGGGCTGCCATCCAGGGCGGCGTGCTGGGCGGCGACGTCAAGGACGTGCTGCTGCTCGACGTCACGCCGCTGACCCTGGGTATCGAAACCATGGGTGGCGTGATGACGCCGCTGATCGAGAAGAACACCACCATCCCGACGAAGAAGACCCAGACCTTCTCCACCGCGGATGACAACCAGACCGCCGTGACCATCCACGCGGTGCAGGGCGAGCGCAAGCAGGTGTCGCAGAACAAGTCGCTGGGCCGCTTCGACCTGGCCGACATTCCGCCGGCGCCCCGCGGCGTGCCGCAGATCGAAGTCGCCTTCGATCTCGACGCCAACGGCATCCTCAACGTCTCGGCCAAGGACAAGGCCACCGGCAAGGAACAGTCCATCGTCATCAAGGCCTCCAGCGGTCTGACCGACGAAGAGATCGAGCAGATGGTCCAGGACGCCGAGGCCAACGCCGACGAGGACAAGAAGTTCGAAGAGCTGGTGACCCTGCGCAACCAGGCCGACGGCATGATCCACGCCACGCGCAAGACGCTGGAAGAAGCCGGCGACAAGGCCACCGACGACGAGAAGCAGAACATCGAAACGGCGATCAACGAGCTTGAAGAGGCTGTCAAGGGCGACGACGCCGAGGACATCCAGAAGAAGCTCGACGCGCTGACCGAAGCTTCCGGCGGCCTGGCCCAGAAGATGTACGCCGAGCAGGAAGGCCAGCAGGCCGGCGGCGAAGGTGGCGAAGGCGACGCCAACGCCAAGCAGGAAGACGACGTGGTTGACGCCGAGTACGAAGAAGTCAACGACGATCAGAAAAAGCAGTAA
- the grpE gene encoding nucleotide exchange factor GrpE, giving the protein MAKDPQTPLDDELARHDQDDAQTPEGEAEAREAAEKAEQQPAEAELDSVIDDEGDTVSTEAESDNPEAEMLAARVEELEQELADTKDQSLRTAAEAQNVRRRAEQDAEKARKFALEKFVKELLPVIDSLEKALDAMGEDATEAHREGVSMTLKMQLDVLGKFGVEPVDPHGEPFDPQLHEAMTMVPNPEMEPNTVMEVIQKGYLLNGRLVRPAMVVVSKKAE; this is encoded by the coding sequence ATGGCTAAAGATCCCCAGACCCCGCTCGACGACGAGCTCGCCCGCCACGACCAGGACGACGCCCAGACACCCGAAGGCGAAGCCGAGGCCCGCGAGGCGGCCGAGAAGGCCGAGCAGCAGCCCGCCGAAGCGGAGCTGGACAGCGTGATCGACGACGAGGGCGACACCGTCAGCACCGAGGCGGAAAGCGACAACCCCGAAGCGGAAATGCTCGCGGCCAGGGTGGAAGAGCTCGAGCAGGAGCTGGCCGATACCAAGGACCAGTCGCTGCGCACCGCGGCCGAGGCGCAGAACGTGCGTCGCCGGGCCGAGCAGGACGCCGAGAAGGCGCGCAAGTTTGCTCTGGAAAAGTTCGTCAAGGAGCTTTTGCCGGTCATCGACAGCCTGGAGAAAGCCCTGGACGCCATGGGTGAAGACGCCACCGAAGCCCACCGCGAAGGCGTTTCCATGACGCTCAAGATGCAGCTGGACGTGCTGGGCAAGTTCGGCGTCGAGCCGGTGGACCCTCACGGCGAGCCGTTTGATCCCCAGCTCCACGAGGCCATGACCATGGTGCCCAATCCGGAGATGGAGCCCAATACGGTGATGGAAGTCATCCAGAAAGGCTATCTGCTCAACGGCCGCCTGGTGCGCCCGGCAATGGTCGTGGTGAGCAAAAAAGCCGAGTGA
- a CDS encoding metal ABC transporter ATP-binding protein produces the protein MISIQDLTVSYGNYKALDGITLSTGRGRLVGVIGPNGSGKSTFIKALMGLIPRDHGHIRILDRPLKKVRHRVAYVPQHTGVDWDFPINVVNTVLLGTYPRLGYFRWPGRKQKALAAACLEEVGLQPYAKRQIGALSGGQQQRVFLARALAQEADLFLLDEPFVGIDVDSEATIIKVLKRLRDEGKTVLIVHHDLSRAAEYFDDLILLNKKLLAYGTAADVIEPDQLFQAYESQIPFLNAS, from the coding sequence ATGATATCCATACAAGACCTCACGGTCTCATACGGTAATTACAAAGCTCTGGATGGCATAACGCTGAGTACCGGCAGGGGCCGGCTGGTCGGCGTCATTGGCCCCAACGGGTCCGGCAAGTCCACCTTCATCAAGGCCCTTATGGGGCTTATCCCGCGTGACCATGGCCATATCCGCATACTTGACCGGCCGCTGAAGAAGGTCAGGCACCGGGTTGCCTATGTGCCCCAGCACACGGGCGTCGACTGGGACTTTCCCATCAACGTGGTCAATACCGTCCTGCTCGGCACCTATCCCAGGCTGGGCTACTTTCGCTGGCCCGGCCGCAAGCAGAAGGCGCTGGCAGCCGCCTGCCTGGAAGAGGTGGGGCTGCAGCCTTACGCAAAACGGCAGATCGGCGCCCTGTCCGGTGGGCAGCAGCAGCGGGTCTTTCTGGCTCGGGCGCTAGCCCAGGAGGCCGACCTGTTTTTGCTCGACGAGCCGTTTGTCGGCATCGACGTCGATAGCGAGGCCACCATCATCAAGGTGCTGAAAAGACTCCGCGATGAGGGCAAGACGGTGCTGATTGTGCATCACGATCTGTCTCGGGCAGCCGAGTATTTTGACGATTTGATTCTGCTCAACAAAAAGCTGCTCGCCTACGGCACGGCCGCAGACGTTATCGAGCCGGACCAGCTCTTCCAGGCTTACGAAAGCCAGATCCCCTTCCTGAACGCCAGCTGA
- a CDS encoding acetolactate synthase 3 large subunit, with amino-acid sequence MELLSGADMIARFLQDEGVEYIYGYPGGAALHIYDALFRQEEVKHILVRHEQAATHAADGYARASGQPGTVLVTSGPGATNAVTGIATAYMDSIPMVVLCGQVASHLIGDDAFQETDIVGVTRPIVKHSFAIRHPSEIPEVLKKAYYLASTGRPGPVVVDIPKDMTAPTERYEYAYPRKVRMRSYNPVTRGHTGQIKKAVELMLKARRPVFYTGGGVVLGNAGDGLTNLVQKLGYPITTTLMGMGAYPQSDSQCLGWLGMHGSYESNMAMHHADVVIAIGARFDDRVTNNVSKFCPTAKIIHVDVDPSSISKTVHADVPIVGPASSVINEMISLTQSKEIANPDALADWWEQIESWRAERAGKLYEPSREGEILKPQEVIEAVCEKTRGEAFVTTDVGQHQMFAAQYYQFDKPRRFVTSGGLGTMGFGFPAAMGIKLNYPEDDVVCITGEGSFQMMMQELSTCKQYGIGVKIINLNNASLGMVRQWQDLNYKSRHAHSYVESMPDFHLLTQAYGFTAITVNTLDELGPALERVFEDKHELVFLDVKVDPFEHVYPMQVPLGSMRDMLLSKTERT; translated from the coding sequence GTGGAACTGCTTTCCGGCGCAGACATGATCGCCCGCTTCTTGCAAGATGAGGGCGTTGAATACATTTACGGCTACCCCGGCGGAGCGGCGCTGCATATCTATGACGCGCTTTTCCGTCAGGAGGAAGTGAAGCACATTCTGGTGCGTCACGAGCAGGCGGCCACCCACGCCGCCGACGGCTATGCCCGGGCATCGGGTCAGCCCGGCACGGTGCTGGTCACCTCCGGCCCCGGCGCTACCAACGCCGTCACCGGCATTGCCACCGCCTACATGGACTCGATTCCCATGGTGGTGCTGTGCGGCCAGGTGGCGAGCCACCTGATCGGCGATGACGCCTTTCAGGAAACCGACATCGTCGGCGTGACCCGGCCGATCGTCAAGCACAGCTTTGCGATCCGCCATCCGTCCGAGATTCCCGAGGTGCTGAAGAAGGCCTACTACCTCGCCTCGACCGGCCGTCCGGGGCCGGTGGTCGTGGATATTCCCAAGGACATGACCGCGCCTACCGAGCGCTACGAGTACGCCTATCCCAGGAAGGTCAGGATGCGCTCGTACAATCCGGTCACCCGGGGCCACACCGGCCAGATCAAAAAGGCCGTGGAGCTGATGCTCAAGGCCCGCCGTCCGGTGTTCTACACCGGTGGCGGCGTGGTCCTGGGCAACGCCGGCGACGGCCTGACCAACCTGGTACAGAAGCTTGGCTACCCGATCACCACCACGCTGATGGGCATGGGCGCCTATCCTCAGAGCGACAGCCAGTGCCTGGGCTGGCTGGGCATGCACGGCTCCTACGAGTCCAACATGGCCATGCACCATGCCGACGTGGTGATTGCCATTGGCGCGCGCTTTGACGATCGGGTGACCAACAACGTCTCCAAGTTCTGCCCCACGGCCAAGATCATCCATGTGGACGTGGACCCGAGCTCGATCTCCAAGACGGTGCACGCCGACGTGCCCATCGTCGGGCCGGCTTCCAGCGTGATCAACGAGATGATCAGCCTCACCCAAAGCAAGGAAATCGCCAACCCCGACGCCCTTGCCGACTGGTGGGAGCAGATCGAGAGCTGGCGCGCCGAACGCGCGGGCAAGCTCTACGAGCCTTCCCGGGAGGGCGAGATCCTGAAGCCTCAGGAGGTCATCGAAGCCGTCTGCGAAAAGACACGCGGCGAGGCGTTTGTCACCACCGACGTTGGCCAGCACCAGATGTTTGCCGCCCAGTACTACCAGTTCGACAAGCCGCGGCGCTTCGTCACCTCCGGCGGGCTTGGCACCATGGGCTTCGGCTTTCCCGCGGCCATGGGCATCAAGCTGAACTATCCCGAAGACGACGTGGTGTGCATTACCGGCGAGGGCAGCTTCCAGATGATGATGCAGGAGCTGTCCACCTGTAAGCAGTACGGCATCGGGGTCAAGATCATCAACCTGAACAACGCCTCGCTGGGCATGGTGCGCCAGTGGCAGGACTTGAACTACAAGTCCCGCCACGCGCACTCCTACGTGGAATCGATGCCCGACTTTCATCTGCTGACCCAGGCCTACGGCTTCACCGCCATCACGGTGAACACCCTGGACGAGCTGGGGCCGGCCCTTGAGCGGGTGTTTGAAGACAAGCACGAGCTGGTGTTCCTGGATGTCAAAGTCGACCCCTTCGAGCACGTCTATCCGATGCAGGTGCCGTTAGGCTCCATGCGTGACATGCTGCTGTCCAAAACGGAGCGTACCTGA